The genomic interval ACACTGCCAAATTCCAGCCAATTTTTTTCTCGGGCTTGTTCTGGAGTTATTTCGCAATTCAGTGGACCTTCGCCTACTCTCGTAACATATGATTTAAAGACAATGAGGACGTCATCAACCTTTTTTGGTCCAATTCCAACATCCGAGCATATAGCGGAAGCTGTAACATCTTTAGATGTTACAAAGGGATAAGTCCCATGGAAAAGTGACAAGAAAGTTCCCTGTGTTCCTTCAATTAAGACCTTTTCATTAGTATCAATCGCATGATTAATGGAATTACTGACATCTTCCAAATACAATGCTATTTCTGGAATATCTTTTGCAAGTTTGATATTCCTTAATGCTCTATCAGCGTTGGCTGGACCTGTCCCACTTCCGGTAGTCCCTATGACTTTCTTTAGATGGTCGTTACTTTTGTCTTTATCTTGATGAACATTATCGATTATTCCGCATTGAAAATCCACGAATGTTCGATCAGTAGTATTGAAAGTTTGGATTTCTTTTAATAGAATACTGGGTTCAACCAATACTCCTGCTCCAACCAAAAGACGTGTATTAGCATTAAGAACAGCACTAGGTAACATTCTA from Candidatus Nitrosocosmicus hydrocola carries:
- a CDS encoding adenylosuccinate synthetase; amino-acid sequence: MPCVVTVGGFYGDEGKGKVVAYLSIKDNFDIAARGGVGPNAGHTFIQNGKEYKVRMLPSAVLNANTRLLVGAGVLVEPSILLKEIQTFNTTDRTFVDFQCGIIDNVHQDKDKSNDHLKKVIGTTGSGTGPANADRALRNIKLAKDIPEIALYLEDVSNSINHAIDTNEKVLIEGTQGTFLSLFHGTYPFVTSKDVTASAICSDVGIGPKKVDDVLIVFKSYVTRVGEGPLNCEITPEQAREKNWLEFGSVTGRQRRSAPFDYDLAKKAIQVNSATQIALTKLDVLYPQAKGIKDFSKLPQEAKDFVSNIESETGLPVTIVGTGAEIMDTIDRR